Proteins from a single region of Nomia melanderi isolate GNS246 chromosome 11, iyNomMela1, whole genome shotgun sequence:
- the Cdk12 gene encoding cyclin-dependent kinase 12 isoform X5: MLFNGSCYSKVLLCRLNYTCACSCVIVMYVCFIHDDQYQSIEECRNNYNASKLFSLFNITLVGDMPSSRDIERAERNGRFRSRRRDSTGSDINRHNFESTDKKHRRHGKSKSSGKKKKKRSRDKSIENVPTVASSIVKPLVEYSDVSSEDLSEPEAGEIQSEDSRGNSYTDGEVPETVLQRRYYGGSPVRALGASPISLSPSPPVQHRHSGRHFSPNEQQPSTMHGGTPEYEEESRRYARRKEKKHKREKKKKRSLSPSSSSGKKKKRKSKRHSHSMSPHRIPDEIIISPEHEKPVGNWSESPPLPLKDSTSPISPATPQEQRCLSDVELEISRQPRNVTPPPLPPRPTESPHTPLLPPRTTTPESNKVNLSIIKHTPERQKHSPSIHTRRSSISPGPAMSSSRRRPHSPSPPSRRRDHSPARRRDFSPSPMVHRLRHSPSPSRRREFSPSPVSHRRRGDPVSSPPSSKRRRRDESDRRHRHHEKDRRDKRKSRSTRSPTGSRLHLPLSRSRSRSPGRWRKIQSRSRSRSRRRSRTPKKSRSPSKSHKSTRKHKSKSPRPSRIPSPSPHRPRPRSPTARNLSLQAKISETSLFAELVKDRNMRELAYKKLQAAKEKAVNQDEVQIIEGTDDKDASNTSSENKASTDNKDKYINHKDQVKGTSENMKSVDVVDIPVPVSDDNGIAGKTPPLPMTQCFSASNLMPGGNQPPSVVYTSPTTTTSNNCPVTVTSSPSFPAVTNVQAPPLPQSDPANASCLSQASMPVPIPVPVPVLPNLSVPPPPIPIPVPAPNTAMSKFNPPNNLVPLKSVDPPKPPIVAFKTKSLSRLPLPPGINQNDLESIDSPPSRSPSPPSKAQMKFPASTPKPPQKKSIKDLPMPPVVPGSEDLSGEDDPNATPPRTKVERVPPKPKLKRPKILKRRSSRNCHTPMSASGGKDWGERCVDVFEVIAQIGEGTYGQVYKAQDKRANVLVALKKVRLENEKEGFPITAVREIKILRQLNHKNIVNLREIVTDKQDALDFRKDKGSFYLVFEYMDHDLMGLLESGMVDFNEMNNASIMKQLLDGLNYCHSKNFLHRDIKCSNILMNNKGEVKLADFGLARLYNAEDRQRPYTNKVITLWYRPPELLLGEERYGPAIDVWSCGCILGELFSKKPLFQANVEMMQLEMISRVCGTPTPAVWPSVIKLPLWHTLKPKKSHRRRLREDFSFMPAPALDLLDKMLELDPEKRITAADALKSAWLKNVQPEQMPAPQLPTWQDCHELWSKKRRRQLREQQESSAGKIPLLPLPNKGGPHKAIEDLSDVGGSSKRLKMEAGYNSHPNRLGAESHYGGDNLFNQGGPFMVSPSSYYYASPPPVKPRLKGDASSHLTELCAEDSLARKLSILTNALNQGKPIRVDDLMSLRSDNESDPKVVQLLGELHTELRLAANSRPSGQLESHLPVLNPPSLDTNTSQSGNFDAHAVYAGDDAMSSGRWSHLATAGVRSALLALMSRYGLETYNPSPAITRPPGCNVHNMIEI; this comes from the exons ATGCTTTTTAACGGATCATGTTATTCGAAAGTATTGTTATGTCGACTAAACTATACATGTGCATGTTCATGTGTGATTGTTATGTATGTGTGTTTTATCCATGACGATCAGTATCAAAGTATTGAAGAGtgcagaaataattataatgcttcgaaacttttttcattatttaatataacactAG TAGGTGACATGCCTAGCAGTCGTGATATCGAACGAGCTGAACGTAATGGAAGATTTCGATCACGTAGACGGGACAGCACAGGTAGCGATATAAATAGACATAACTTTGAAAGTACTGATAAGAAACACAGGAGACATGGAAAAAGTAAGAGTTctggaaagaagaagaaaaagagatcTAGagataaatctatagaaaatgtACCAACTGTAGCTTCTTCCATTGTTAAGCCTTTGGTTGAATACTCAGATGTGAGTAGTGAAGATCTGTCGGAACCAGAAGCAGGGGAGATTCAGTCAGAAGATAGTAGGGGTAATAGTTATACAGACGGAGAAGTACCTGAAACAGTTTTACAGAGACGTTATTATGGCGGGAGTCCGGTGCGTGCTCTTGGAGCATCACCCATTAGTCTTTCACCATCTCCACCAGTTCAGCATAGGCATTCTGGCAGACATTTTTCACCAAATGAACAACAGCCTTCAACGATGCATGGAGGTACACCTGAGTATGAAGAAGAGTCTAGACGCTATGCaaggagaaaagagaagaaacataaacgagaaaagaaaaagaaaagaagtctTAGTCCTTCATCCAGCtctggaaaaaagaaaaaacggaaGTCTAAAAGACATTCTCATAGTATGAGTCCTCATCGTATTCCGGATGAAATTATCATAAGTCCGGAGCATGAAAAACCAGTTGGAAATTGGTCAGAGTCTCCACCTTTACCACTGAAAGATAGTACTTCACCAATCTCACCTGCAACACCCCAAGAGCAAAGATGTTTAAGTGATGTTGAACTTGAAATATCCAGGCAACCCCGAAATGTAacacctccacctcttcctcCAAGACCAACAGAATCCCCTCATACCCCTTTGTTACCGCCAAGAACAACAACGCCAGAaagtaataaagtaaatttatctataataaaacatacTCCTGAAAGACAGAAACATAGTCCTAGTATTCACACTCGACGTAGCAGCATTAGTCCGGGGCCAGCAATGAGTTCTAGTCGTAGAAGACCTCATAGCCCAAGCCCACCATCAAGACGAAGAGACCACAGTCCAGCAAGAAGAAGAGATTTCAGTCCAAGTCCAATGGTACATAGACTTAGGCACAGCCCTAGTCCTTCGAGGAGACGAGAATTTAGTCCGAGTCCTGTCAGTCATCGACGTAGGGGAGATCCTGTTAGCTCTCCACCATCGAGTAAACGCCGAAGACGAGACGAATCCGACCGACGACACAGACATCATGAAAAAGATAGAAGAGATAAAAGAAAATCTAGATCAACTAGAAGTCCTACTGGAAGCAG gTTACATTTACCTCTTTCTCGTTCACGATCTCGAAGTCCTGGAAGATGGCGAAAGATTCAGTCACGTTCAAGGTCACGTTCGCGCAGACGAAGTCGTACTCCAAAGAAATCTCGTTCTCCTAGCAAGTCTCACAAGTCGACCAGGAAACACAAGTCAAAAAGCCCTCGTCCTTCTAGAATACCTTCCCCTTCTCCTCATAGACCCAGACCAAGGAGTCCAACAGCGAGAAATCTCAGTTTACAAGCAAAAATTAGTGAAACTAGTTTATTTGCTGAGTTAGTAAAAGACAGAAATATGAGAGAGTTGGCATATAAGAAATTACAGGCAGCTAAAGAAAAAGCTGTTAATCAGGACGAAGTTCAAATCATAGAGGGCACCGACGATAAAGATGCCAGCAATACATCCTCTGAAAATAAAGCTTCCACtgataataaagataaatacatAAATCATAAAGACCAAGTGAAGGGAACAAGCGAAAACATGAAATCTGTTGATGTTGTGGATATTCCTGTTCCAGTCTCAGACGATAATGGAATTGCGGGAAAGACACCTCCATTGCCCATGACACAATGTTTCAGTGCATCGAACTTAATGCCTGGAGGTAATCAGCCTCCATCTGTTGTATATACTTCACCTACGACCACTACGTCTAATAATTGTCCAGTGACTGTTACAAgtagtccaagttttccagctGTTACCAATGTACAAGCACCCCCATTGCCACAATCTGATCCTGCGAACGCGTCATGTTTATCACAAGCCTCTATGCCAGTGCCTATCCCTGTACCAGTACCTGTTCTACCCAACTTATCTGTTCCACCGCCACCAATACCAATTCCAGTTCCAGCACCTAATACGGCCATGTCTAAATTCAATCCTCCTAATAACTTAGTTCCTCTTAAGTCTGTAGATCCCCCTAAACCCCCTATCGTGGCATTCAAGACAAAAAGTTTGTCACGGTTACCATTACCACCTGGAATTAATCAAAATGATTTGGAGAGTATAGACTCGCCGCCGAGTAGATCTCCAAGCCCACCTAGCAAGGCGCAAATGAAGTTCCCTGCATCAACTCCGAAACCACCGCAGAAGAAGAGTATTAAAGATTTGCCTATGCCTCCAG TAGTTCCAGGGTCAGAAGACTTAAGTGGAGAAGATGATCCCAATGCAACACCGCCGCGTACAAAGGTCGAACGTGTTCCACCGAAACCGAAGTTGAAGAGACCAAAAATCCTTAAACGCCGAAGCTCCAGAAATTGTCACACACCTATGTCAGCTTCGGGTGGTAAAGACTGGGGAGAACGCTGCGTTGACGTATTCGAAGTTATCGCCCAGATAGGAGAAGGTACTTACGGCCAAGTTTACAAAGCTCAAGATAAACGGGCTAATGTACTTGTTGCACTGAAGAAAGTCCGTTTGGAAAACGAGAAAGAAGGATTTCCGATTACGGCAGtacgtgaaataaaaattttgcgaCAGTTGAATCACAAAAATATTGTCAATTTAAGAGAAATAGTCACTGACAAACAAGATGCCTTAGACTTCAGAAAG GACAAAGGATCGTTCTATCTTGTGTTCGAGTACATGGATCACGATTTAATGGGTCTTTTAGAATCTGGGATggtcgatttcaatgaaatgaataatgCAAGCATTATGAAGCAATTATTAGACGGTTTAAATTACTGCCACAGTAAAAACTTTTTACACAGGGATATAAAGTGTTCAAACATATTGATGAACAATAA AGGAGAAGTAAAGTTAGCAGACTTTGGACTTGCAAGACTTTATAATGCCGAAGATAGGCAGCGCCCTTACACAAATAAAGTTATTACTTTATGGTATAGACCACCTGAACTGTTATTAGGTGAAGAACGTTATGGACCTGCGATAGATGTTTGGAGTTGTGGTTGTATTTTAGGAGAACTGTTTTCTAAAAAGCCGCTATTCCAg GCGAACGTAGAGATGATGCAATTGGAAATGATCTCCAGAGTTTGCGGCACACCGACTCCAGCCGTTTGGCCTTCTGTGATAAAATTGCCATTGTGGCACACACTCAAGCCAAAAAAATCACATAGAAGACGCTTACGAGAAGATTTCTCGTTCATGCCGGCTCCAGCTTTGGATCTACTAGATAAAATGTTAGAATTAGATCCTGAAAAGCGAATAACGGCTGCTGATGCACTTAAAAGTGCTTGGCTAAAAAATGTTCAACCTGAGCA GATGCCGGCGCCACAACTACCTACTTGGCAAGATTGTCATGAGCTTTGGAGTAAAAAACGAAGACGTCAGTTGCGAGAACAACAAGAGAGCTCTGCAGGAAAGATACCTTTGCTACCTCTTCCAAATAAAGGAGGTCCCCATAAGGCTATTGAAGATCTATCAGATGTCGGGGG GTCTTCCAAACGTTTAAAAATGGAAGCAGGCTACAATTCCCATCCAAATCGACTTGGTGCGGAATCTCATTACGGCGGAGATAATTTGTTTAATCAAGGCGGGCCATTTATGGTCTCACCCTCATCCTATTATTATGCCAGTCCTCCACCTGTTAAACCTCGACTTAAGGGAGACGCTAGTTCTCATTTAACAGAACTATGTGCTGAAGATAGTCTTGCTCGAAAATTAAGTATTCTCACAAATGCCTTAAATCAGGGAAAACCAATTCGTGTTGATGATCTTATGTCACTTCGATCAGACAATGag AGTGACCCTAAAGTAGTACAATTATTAGGAGAATTGCATACCGAACTACGACTTGCAGCAAATTCAAGACCAAGTGGACAACTAGAATCTCATCTTCCTGTACTAAATCCACCGTCTTTAG ATACAAATACTTCTCAGTCAGGAAATTTTGATGCACATGCAGTTTATGCTGGTGACGATGCTATGAGTTCTGGAAGGTGGTCACATTTGGCTACAGCTGGTGTTCGCAGTGCATTATTGGCGCTTATGTCGCGCTATGGTTTGGAAACATACAATCCTTCCCCTGCTATCACCCGACCCCCAG GATGTAATGTACATAACATGATCGAgatataa
- the Cdk12 gene encoding cyclin-dependent kinase 12 isoform X6, producing the protein MLFNGSCYSKVLLCRLNYTCACSCVIVMYVCFIHDDQYQSIEECRNNYNASKLFSLFNITLVGDMPSSRDIERAERNGRFRSRRRDSTGSDINRHNFESTDKKHRRHGKSKSSGKKKKKRSRDKSIENVPTVASSIVKPLVEYSDVSSEDLSEPEAGEIQSEDSRGNSYTDGEVPETVLQRRYYGGSPVRALGASPISLSPSPPVQHRHSGRHFSPNEQQPSTMHGGTPEYEEESRRYARRKEKKHKREKKKKRSLSPSSSSGKKKKRKSKRHSHSMSPHRIPDEIIISPEHEKPVGNWSESPPLPLKDSTSPISPATPQEQRCLSDVELEISRQPRNVTPPPLPPRPTESPHTPLLPPRTTTPESNKVNLSIIKHTPERQKHSPSIHTRRSSISPGPAMSSSRRRPHSPSPPSRRRDHSPARRRDFSPSPMVHRLRHSPSPSRRREFSPSPVSHRRRGDPVSSPPSSKRRRRDESDRRHRHHEKDRRDKRKSRSTRSPTGSRLHLPLSRSRSRSPGRWRKIQSRSRSRSRRRSRTPKKSRSPSKSHKSTRKHKSKSPRPSRIPSPSPHRPRPRSPTARNLSLQAKISETSLFAELVKDRNMRELAYKKLQAAKEKAVNQDEVQIIEGTDDKDASNTSSENKASTDNKDKYINHKDQVKGTSENMKSVDVVDIPVPVSDDNGIAGKTPPLPMTQCFSASNLMPGGNQPPSVVYTSPTTTTSNNCPVTVTSSPSFPAVTNVQAPPLPQSDPANASCLSQASMPVPIPVPVPVLPNLSVPPPPIPIPVPAPNTAMSKFNPPNNLVPLKSVDPPKPPIVAFKTKSLSRLPLPPGINQNDLESIDSPPSRSPSPPSKAQMKFPASTPKPPQKKSIKDLPMPPVVPGSEDLSGEDDPNATPPRTKVERVPPKPKLKRPKILKRRSSRNCHTPMSASGGKDWGERCVDVFEVIAQIGEGTYGQVYKAQDKRANVLVALKKVRLENEKEGFPITAVREIKILRQLNHKNIVNLREIVTDKQDALDFRKDKGSFYLVFEYMDHDLMGLLESGMVDFNEMNNASIMKQLLDGLNYCHSKNFLHRDIKCSNILMNNKGEVKLADFGLARLYNAEDRQRPYTNKVITLWYRPPELLLGEERYGPAIDVWSCGCILGELFSKKPLFQANVEMMQLEMISRVCGTPTPAVWPSVIKLPLWHTLKPKKSHRRRLREDFSFMPAPALDLLDKMLELDPEKRITAADALKSAWLKNVQPEQMPAPQLPTWQDCHELWSKKRRRQLREQQESSAGKIPLLPLPNKGGPHKAIEDLSDVGGSSKRLKMEAGYNSHPNRLGAESHYGGDNLFNQGGPFMVSPSSYYYASPPPVKPRLKGDASSHLTELCAEDSLARKLSILTNALNQGKPIRVDDLMSLRSDNESDPKVVQLLGELHTELRLAANSRPSGQLESHLPVLNPPSLDTNTSQSGNFDAHAVYAGDDAMSSGRWSHLATAGVRSALLALMSRYGLETYNPSPAITRPPD; encoded by the exons ATGCTTTTTAACGGATCATGTTATTCGAAAGTATTGTTATGTCGACTAAACTATACATGTGCATGTTCATGTGTGATTGTTATGTATGTGTGTTTTATCCATGACGATCAGTATCAAAGTATTGAAGAGtgcagaaataattataatgcttcgaaacttttttcattatttaatataacactAG TAGGTGACATGCCTAGCAGTCGTGATATCGAACGAGCTGAACGTAATGGAAGATTTCGATCACGTAGACGGGACAGCACAGGTAGCGATATAAATAGACATAACTTTGAAAGTACTGATAAGAAACACAGGAGACATGGAAAAAGTAAGAGTTctggaaagaagaagaaaaagagatcTAGagataaatctatagaaaatgtACCAACTGTAGCTTCTTCCATTGTTAAGCCTTTGGTTGAATACTCAGATGTGAGTAGTGAAGATCTGTCGGAACCAGAAGCAGGGGAGATTCAGTCAGAAGATAGTAGGGGTAATAGTTATACAGACGGAGAAGTACCTGAAACAGTTTTACAGAGACGTTATTATGGCGGGAGTCCGGTGCGTGCTCTTGGAGCATCACCCATTAGTCTTTCACCATCTCCACCAGTTCAGCATAGGCATTCTGGCAGACATTTTTCACCAAATGAACAACAGCCTTCAACGATGCATGGAGGTACACCTGAGTATGAAGAAGAGTCTAGACGCTATGCaaggagaaaagagaagaaacataaacgagaaaagaaaaagaaaagaagtctTAGTCCTTCATCCAGCtctggaaaaaagaaaaaacggaaGTCTAAAAGACATTCTCATAGTATGAGTCCTCATCGTATTCCGGATGAAATTATCATAAGTCCGGAGCATGAAAAACCAGTTGGAAATTGGTCAGAGTCTCCACCTTTACCACTGAAAGATAGTACTTCACCAATCTCACCTGCAACACCCCAAGAGCAAAGATGTTTAAGTGATGTTGAACTTGAAATATCCAGGCAACCCCGAAATGTAacacctccacctcttcctcCAAGACCAACAGAATCCCCTCATACCCCTTTGTTACCGCCAAGAACAACAACGCCAGAaagtaataaagtaaatttatctataataaaacatacTCCTGAAAGACAGAAACATAGTCCTAGTATTCACACTCGACGTAGCAGCATTAGTCCGGGGCCAGCAATGAGTTCTAGTCGTAGAAGACCTCATAGCCCAAGCCCACCATCAAGACGAAGAGACCACAGTCCAGCAAGAAGAAGAGATTTCAGTCCAAGTCCAATGGTACATAGACTTAGGCACAGCCCTAGTCCTTCGAGGAGACGAGAATTTAGTCCGAGTCCTGTCAGTCATCGACGTAGGGGAGATCCTGTTAGCTCTCCACCATCGAGTAAACGCCGAAGACGAGACGAATCCGACCGACGACACAGACATCATGAAAAAGATAGAAGAGATAAAAGAAAATCTAGATCAACTAGAAGTCCTACTGGAAGCAG gTTACATTTACCTCTTTCTCGTTCACGATCTCGAAGTCCTGGAAGATGGCGAAAGATTCAGTCACGTTCAAGGTCACGTTCGCGCAGACGAAGTCGTACTCCAAAGAAATCTCGTTCTCCTAGCAAGTCTCACAAGTCGACCAGGAAACACAAGTCAAAAAGCCCTCGTCCTTCTAGAATACCTTCCCCTTCTCCTCATAGACCCAGACCAAGGAGTCCAACAGCGAGAAATCTCAGTTTACAAGCAAAAATTAGTGAAACTAGTTTATTTGCTGAGTTAGTAAAAGACAGAAATATGAGAGAGTTGGCATATAAGAAATTACAGGCAGCTAAAGAAAAAGCTGTTAATCAGGACGAAGTTCAAATCATAGAGGGCACCGACGATAAAGATGCCAGCAATACATCCTCTGAAAATAAAGCTTCCACtgataataaagataaatacatAAATCATAAAGACCAAGTGAAGGGAACAAGCGAAAACATGAAATCTGTTGATGTTGTGGATATTCCTGTTCCAGTCTCAGACGATAATGGAATTGCGGGAAAGACACCTCCATTGCCCATGACACAATGTTTCAGTGCATCGAACTTAATGCCTGGAGGTAATCAGCCTCCATCTGTTGTATATACTTCACCTACGACCACTACGTCTAATAATTGTCCAGTGACTGTTACAAgtagtccaagttttccagctGTTACCAATGTACAAGCACCCCCATTGCCACAATCTGATCCTGCGAACGCGTCATGTTTATCACAAGCCTCTATGCCAGTGCCTATCCCTGTACCAGTACCTGTTCTACCCAACTTATCTGTTCCACCGCCACCAATACCAATTCCAGTTCCAGCACCTAATACGGCCATGTCTAAATTCAATCCTCCTAATAACTTAGTTCCTCTTAAGTCTGTAGATCCCCCTAAACCCCCTATCGTGGCATTCAAGACAAAAAGTTTGTCACGGTTACCATTACCACCTGGAATTAATCAAAATGATTTGGAGAGTATAGACTCGCCGCCGAGTAGATCTCCAAGCCCACCTAGCAAGGCGCAAATGAAGTTCCCTGCATCAACTCCGAAACCACCGCAGAAGAAGAGTATTAAAGATTTGCCTATGCCTCCAG TAGTTCCAGGGTCAGAAGACTTAAGTGGAGAAGATGATCCCAATGCAACACCGCCGCGTACAAAGGTCGAACGTGTTCCACCGAAACCGAAGTTGAAGAGACCAAAAATCCTTAAACGCCGAAGCTCCAGAAATTGTCACACACCTATGTCAGCTTCGGGTGGTAAAGACTGGGGAGAACGCTGCGTTGACGTATTCGAAGTTATCGCCCAGATAGGAGAAGGTACTTACGGCCAAGTTTACAAAGCTCAAGATAAACGGGCTAATGTACTTGTTGCACTGAAGAAAGTCCGTTTGGAAAACGAGAAAGAAGGATTTCCGATTACGGCAGtacgtgaaataaaaattttgcgaCAGTTGAATCACAAAAATATTGTCAATTTAAGAGAAATAGTCACTGACAAACAAGATGCCTTAGACTTCAGAAAG GACAAAGGATCGTTCTATCTTGTGTTCGAGTACATGGATCACGATTTAATGGGTCTTTTAGAATCTGGGATggtcgatttcaatgaaatgaataatgCAAGCATTATGAAGCAATTATTAGACGGTTTAAATTACTGCCACAGTAAAAACTTTTTACACAGGGATATAAAGTGTTCAAACATATTGATGAACAATAA AGGAGAAGTAAAGTTAGCAGACTTTGGACTTGCAAGACTTTATAATGCCGAAGATAGGCAGCGCCCTTACACAAATAAAGTTATTACTTTATGGTATAGACCACCTGAACTGTTATTAGGTGAAGAACGTTATGGACCTGCGATAGATGTTTGGAGTTGTGGTTGTATTTTAGGAGAACTGTTTTCTAAAAAGCCGCTATTCCAg GCGAACGTAGAGATGATGCAATTGGAAATGATCTCCAGAGTTTGCGGCACACCGACTCCAGCCGTTTGGCCTTCTGTGATAAAATTGCCATTGTGGCACACACTCAAGCCAAAAAAATCACATAGAAGACGCTTACGAGAAGATTTCTCGTTCATGCCGGCTCCAGCTTTGGATCTACTAGATAAAATGTTAGAATTAGATCCTGAAAAGCGAATAACGGCTGCTGATGCACTTAAAAGTGCTTGGCTAAAAAATGTTCAACCTGAGCA GATGCCGGCGCCACAACTACCTACTTGGCAAGATTGTCATGAGCTTTGGAGTAAAAAACGAAGACGTCAGTTGCGAGAACAACAAGAGAGCTCTGCAGGAAAGATACCTTTGCTACCTCTTCCAAATAAAGGAGGTCCCCATAAGGCTATTGAAGATCTATCAGATGTCGGGGG GTCTTCCAAACGTTTAAAAATGGAAGCAGGCTACAATTCCCATCCAAATCGACTTGGTGCGGAATCTCATTACGGCGGAGATAATTTGTTTAATCAAGGCGGGCCATTTATGGTCTCACCCTCATCCTATTATTATGCCAGTCCTCCACCTGTTAAACCTCGACTTAAGGGAGACGCTAGTTCTCATTTAACAGAACTATGTGCTGAAGATAGTCTTGCTCGAAAATTAAGTATTCTCACAAATGCCTTAAATCAGGGAAAACCAATTCGTGTTGATGATCTTATGTCACTTCGATCAGACAATGag AGTGACCCTAAAGTAGTACAATTATTAGGAGAATTGCATACCGAACTACGACTTGCAGCAAATTCAAGACCAAGTGGACAACTAGAATCTCATCTTCCTGTACTAAATCCACCGTCTTTAG ATACAAATACTTCTCAGTCAGGAAATTTTGATGCACATGCAGTTTATGCTGGTGACGATGCTATGAGTTCTGGAAGGTGGTCACATTTGGCTACAGCTGGTGTTCGCAGTGCATTATTGGCGCTTATGTCGCGCTATGGTTTGGAAACATACAATCCTTCCCCTGCTATCACCCGACCCCCAG ATTGA